The following are from one region of the Syntrophales bacterium genome:
- the dnaG gene encoding DNA primase: protein MKEHIPEDKIEEIRNRADIVSLVSGYLTLKKAGRNFTGLCPFHKEKNPSFTVNPDKQIFYCFGCGEGGNVFTFLMKIDNMSFPEAVRHLAGKMGIVIGSRHMGGAEKKEISIREELKRVNLLAAQYFSKNLFSEAGSVVRGYLEKRGIKDPVVKEFNLGYSMDGWEYLKRFLKERNINLGLVEKAGLIIPKSNGGFYDRFRGRLIFPIEDISGNVVAFGGRVLGSGEPKYLNSPESPIYVKGKILYGLNRSKNDVRKKDYAILVEGYLDLLSLRSFGISNVVATLGTAVTKEHVALIRRYTKNLVVMFDPDEGGKNALERSLKLFLEGNLNTRIVVLPDGYDPDEYVRSFGIEALEKAVDHSQSMVDYYIEKIIGGRETFEESLDSVMDAVLFISNIGDTIQRNLFVRRVSEKSGIDQSLLKREINRKLSSRKATGEDLSGKKKNKDVDVIELGLIHMMLEYPLKVPEIIDGKVLNYFMSDDLKRLGNVLGQSCGRNGKLNVSAVVDGLEDGVVKERLLKLTMTESPYGAEVIDKIFADSVKRIKQKWYRGKRKSLNRELVKAQETNDQKTWNILLMEKEKLLKEEKELL from the coding sequence TTGAAGGAACATATTCCAGAGGATAAGATAGAAGAGATAAGAAACAGGGCAGATATTGTTAGCCTGGTTTCGGGATATCTTACTCTTAAAAAGGCCGGAAGGAACTTTACCGGTCTCTGTCCCTTTCATAAAGAAAAAAACCCGTCTTTTACTGTAAATCCTGACAAACAAATCTTTTACTGTTTTGGTTGTGGCGAAGGAGGAAATGTTTTTACCTTTCTTATGAAGATTGACAATATGTCTTTCCCCGAGGCAGTGAGACACCTGGCCGGTAAGATGGGGATTGTTATCGGATCAAGGCATATGGGTGGTGCTGAAAAGAAGGAAATCAGCATAAGGGAAGAACTTAAGCGGGTTAACCTGCTGGCAGCTCAATATTTTTCTAAGAACCTTTTTTCGGAGGCGGGAAGCGTGGTACGAGGGTATCTCGAAAAGAGGGGGATAAAAGATCCTGTAGTAAAAGAGTTTAACCTCGGATATTCCATGGATGGATGGGAATACCTAAAGAGATTTTTAAAAGAGAGAAATATCAATTTGGGCCTTGTTGAAAAGGCAGGTTTGATTATACCGAAGAGTAATGGAGGATTTTATGACAGATTCAGGGGAAGGTTGATTTTCCCGATAGAGGATATAAGCGGAAATGTAGTAGCCTTTGGTGGAAGGGTTCTCGGTAGTGGTGAGCCGAAATATCTGAATTCTCCGGAATCTCCAATATATGTGAAGGGGAAAATCCTGTATGGCCTGAACAGGAGCAAGAATGATGTTCGAAAAAAGGATTATGCAATTCTTGTTGAGGGGTATTTAGACCTCCTGTCGCTTAGAAGTTTCGGCATTTCTAATGTTGTTGCTACTCTTGGGACGGCCGTCACAAAAGAGCACGTAGCCCTGATCAGAAGATATACGAAAAATCTTGTAGTGATGTTTGATCCTGACGAGGGTGGAAAGAATGCCTTGGAGCGTAGCCTGAAATTGTTTCTTGAGGGAAATCTCAACACGAGGATAGTAGTCCTTCCTGATGGTTATGATCCTGACGAGTACGTCAGGAGTTTTGGAATTGAGGCATTGGAGAAAGCGGTTGATCATTCTCAATCTATGGTGGATTATTATATAGAGAAGATAATAGGGGGCAGGGAGACCTTTGAAGAAAGTCTGGATTCGGTGATGGATGCAGTATTATTTATTTCGAATATTGGTGATACAATCCAGAGGAATCTTTTCGTAAGAAGAGTTTCAGAAAAATCGGGCATTGACCAAAGTCTCCTGAAAAGAGAGATAAACAGGAAGCTAAGTTCCCGAAAAGCTACAGGAGAAGATCTATCAGGCAAGAAGAAAAACAAAGATGTAGATGTTATAGAACTTGGCCTTATTCATATGATGCTGGAATACCCTTTGAAGGTTCCTGAAATTATAGATGGAAAAGTGCTGAATTATTTTATGAGTGATGATTTGAAAAGATTGGGAAATGTCCTGGGGCAATCCTGTGGTAGAAATGGAAAACTTAATGTTTCTGCTGTTGTAGATGGCCTTGAAGATGGAGTTGTAAAGGAGAGACTCCTGAAGTTAACAATGACTGAGAGTCCCTATGGTGCTGAGGTTATTGACAAAATCTTTGCTGATTCGGTGAAGAGGATAAAACAGAAGTGGTACAGAGGAAAACGTAAAAGCTTAAACAGGGAACTTGTTAAAGCCCAGGAAACGAATGATCAAAAAACATGGAACATCCTTTTAATGGAAAAGGAAAAATTATTGAAAGAGGAAAAAGAGCTATTATAG
- a CDS encoding TRAP transporter substrate-binding protein, whose amino-acid sequence MKKKDILLLTLLTLTFLAASIMPYGISDAKAANVDLTYSIFFPATHGQCKAGVSWAKEIEKRTNGKVKITVFPGETLTKANQCYDGVVNGISDIGMSCFAYTRGRFPVMEAVDLPFGYPNGQVATHVANEFAKTIKPKELDDVKVLYIHAHGPGLLHTKKSVRTLEDLKGMKIRSTGLSAKVVEALGGVPVAMPQGATYESLQKGVVEGTFGPIEVLKGWKQGEVIKYTTECDGVGYTTAMFVVMNLKKWNSLPKDIQKIFEDVSNEWVDVHGKVWDLNDSEGRKYTLSLGNKIIPLSKEENLRWKKAVSPMIDDYIKTTKEKGLPGEKAAKETERLINKYRKSYK is encoded by the coding sequence ATGAAAAAAAAGGATATACTTTTGCTGACATTATTAACCTTAACTTTTTTAGCAGCATCTATCATGCCGTACGGCATCTCCGATGCAAAGGCCGCTAACGTTGATCTCACTTACAGCATCTTCTTCCCCGCCACCCATGGCCAGTGCAAGGCTGGGGTATCATGGGCAAAAGAAATAGAAAAACGGACCAATGGAAAGGTAAAAATCACCGTTTTCCCCGGAGAAACCCTGACAAAGGCAAATCAGTGTTACGACGGAGTTGTCAATGGAATATCAGATATAGGAATGTCATGTTTTGCCTATACAAGGGGACGTTTTCCGGTAATGGAAGCTGTTGACCTCCCCTTCGGGTATCCAAACGGTCAGGTCGCCACACATGTGGCCAACGAATTTGCCAAAACAATTAAGCCAAAAGAGCTTGATGATGTAAAAGTTCTTTACATCCACGCACATGGACCCGGCCTCCTCCACACAAAAAAGTCAGTCAGGACATTGGAAGACTTAAAAGGCATGAAAATAAGATCTACCGGTTTGAGTGCAAAGGTTGTAGAGGCACTCGGTGGCGTGCCGGTGGCAATGCCACAGGGCGCAACCTATGAATCTCTACAAAAAGGGGTTGTTGAGGGTACTTTTGGCCCTATTGAAGTTCTCAAGGGATGGAAGCAGGGCGAGGTCATAAAATACACAACTGAATGCGATGGCGTTGGTTACACAACTGCCATGTTTGTGGTGATGAACCTCAAGAAGTGGAACTCTCTCCCAAAGGATATACAGAAAATCTTTGAAGATGTGAGCAATGAGTGGGTTGATGTCCACGGGAAAGTCTGGGATTTGAACGATTCCGAAGGCCGCAAGTATACTTTAAGCCTTGGCAATAAGATAATTCCCCTTTCTAAAGAAGAAAATCTCAGGTGGAAAAAAGCGGTCAGTCCTATGATAGATGATTACATAAAGACCACCAAAGAAAAGGGGCTGCCGGGAGAAAAGGCAGCAAAGGAAACAGAACGCCTTATTAATAAATATCGTAAGAGCTATAAGTAA
- the hisI gene encoding phosphoribosyl-AMP cyclohydrolase: protein MVELNFEKGEGLVPAIVQDYRTKDVLMLAYMNKESWSKTLETGKATYWSRSRNTLWVKGETSGNVQLVKDIMIDCDSDTVLLKVEQVGGAACHTGYNTCFYRKLSNGKLEVVGEKIFDSEEVYK from the coding sequence ATGGTAGAGTTAAATTTTGAAAAGGGAGAGGGGCTTGTACCGGCTATTGTTCAGGATTATAGGACAAAAGATGTACTGATGTTAGCCTATATGAATAAGGAGTCATGGTCAAAGACCCTGGAGACGGGCAAAGCTACTTACTGGAGTCGATCGAGAAATACCTTGTGGGTTAAAGGTGAAACATCCGGCAATGTTCAGCTGGTTAAGGATATTATGATAGATTGTGATTCCGATACAGTTCTGCTTAAAGTAGAACAGGTAGGAGGAGCCGCATGTCATACCGGTTACAATACATGTTTTTATAGAAAGTTATCCAATGGGAAGCTGGAAGTTGTTGGAGAAAAAATATTTGATTCAGAGGAAGTTTATAAATGA
- the hisB gene encoding imidazoleglycerol-phosphate dehydratase HisB encodes MVRKAKVERKTAETEIAVDVNLDGTGSGEISTTIPFLDHMLSLMAKHGFFDLVLEGRGDIDVDYHHLIEDIGICLGKAVKKALGNKEGISRYGSAVVPMDESLCRVDLDISGRPYLIFNAEFSQKKIGDFDPDLLRDFFKSFSDNSGITLHINVIYGRNNHHIAEAIFKSFARALNMSIFIDDRIKGVLSTKGKL; translated from the coding sequence ATGGTAAGGAAAGCTAAAGTAGAGAGAAAGACGGCTGAAACAGAAATAGCAGTTGATGTGAATCTTGATGGGACAGGAAGTGGTGAAATATCAACCACCATACCTTTTCTCGATCACATGCTTAGCCTTATGGCAAAACATGGTTTTTTCGACCTTGTTCTGGAGGGGAGAGGAGATATCGATGTTGATTATCATCATCTGATTGAGGATATCGGGATCTGCTTGGGCAAGGCGGTAAAAAAGGCTTTGGGTAATAAAGAGGGAATTAGTCGCTATGGATCGGCTGTCGTTCCGATGGATGAAAGCCTCTGTAGAGTTGATCTGGATATCTCGGGTAGACCTTACCTTATTTTTAATGCGGAGTTTAGCCAGAAAAAAATAGGGGACTTTGATCCGGATCTGCTCAGGGATTTTTTTAAGTCTTTTTCTGATAATAGCGGAATAACCTTGCACATAAATGTCATATATGGTAGGAATAACCACCACATAGCAGAAGCTATTTTTAAGTCTTTTGCGCGGGCACTGAACATGTCAATTTTTATTGATGACAGGATAAAAGGTGTGCTTTCAACAAAGGGTAAATTGTAA
- a CDS encoding histidine triad nucleotide-binding protein: MEDCIFCKIVNGEIPSTKVYENEKVLAFNDINPMAPVHVIIIPKEHIPTLLDVTPEKMDILVAMFSAAQKVAKINNIDKKGFRTVINCNQEGGQIIFHLHMHVLGGGRLKDELN; this comes from the coding sequence ATGGAAGATTGTATCTTTTGTAAAATTGTCAATGGTGAAATACCAAGCACCAAGGTTTATGAAAATGAAAAGGTGCTGGCCTTTAATGATATAAATCCAATGGCTCCTGTCCATGTAATTATTATACCAAAGGAGCATATACCAACGCTTCTGGATGTGACGCCGGAAAAAATGGATATACTTGTTGCTATGTTTTCGGCTGCACAGAAGGTAGCGAAGATCAATAACATTGACAAGAAGGGATTCAGGACGGTTATAAATTGTAATCAAGAAGGAGGGCAGATAATCTTTCACCTTCATATGCATGTTTTGGGAGGTGGAAGATTGAAGGATGAGCTGAACTGA
- a CDS encoding TRAP transporter small permease produces MTRLEKSILSITQKFNLVAAAAVVIMMVLTCADVILRFFRHPIPGTYEMVGLLGAIVVSFSLAHTSVMRGHISVEFIVQKLPKTAQIVIDGINSLLGTALFGLITWQSMLYASNLMHTGEVSLTLQMPIYPFVYGIAVGSGMLCVVLLTDFFKSLKRTVLK; encoded by the coding sequence ATGACCCGTTTAGAAAAATCAATTCTTTCAATAACTCAGAAATTTAACTTGGTCGCGGCGGCGGCAGTTGTAATAATGATGGTACTTACATGTGCAGATGTCATTTTACGTTTTTTCCGTCACCCGATTCCCGGCACCTATGAAATGGTTGGCCTTTTAGGGGCCATCGTTGTCTCATTCTCCCTGGCCCACACCTCAGTAATGCGGGGACATATCTCCGTTGAATTCATCGTTCAAAAACTCCCTAAAACGGCGCAAATTGTTATTGACGGTATCAACTCCCTCCTCGGTACAGCCCTTTTTGGCTTGATAACATGGCAGAGCATGTTGTATGCATCGAACCTGATGCATACCGGAGAAGTCTCGCTGACACTGCAGATGCCGATTTATCCCTTTGTCTACGGAATAGCCGTAGGTTCCGGGATGCTCTGCGTGGTATTACTGACAGATTTTTTTAAATCACTAAAAAGGACCGTACTAAAGTGA
- the hisA gene encoding 1-(5-phosphoribosyl)-5-[(5-phosphoribosylamino)methylideneamino]imidazole-4-carboxamide isomerase encodes MIIIPAIDLKGGKCVRLLQGDFSRATVYSDNPVEVARIWQEKGAERIHIVDLDGSLAGFPRNKEVIREIILETNVPVQVGGGIRDMKTLEDYFRMGVYRIILGTAALKDRKFVMDACTTNEGKVILGIDASGGKVAVEAWTEGMTESALQVAKSYEGCGLDAIVYTDIERDGMEVGVNIEATRNLASSVDISVIASGGVSNIHDIEKLLEIERFGVIGVIIGKALYSGALRLEDAIKVTLSSEFRVQSSKLKSKPEIQNPEL; translated from the coding sequence TTGATCATAATACCTGCAATAGACTTAAAAGGTGGTAAGTGTGTACGTCTGCTTCAGGGTGATTTTAGTCGTGCCACGGTATATTCGGATAATCCTGTTGAGGTTGCCAGAATATGGCAGGAGAAGGGTGCAGAGCGGATTCATATTGTTGATTTGGATGGTTCTCTTGCTGGTTTTCCCAGAAATAAAGAGGTCATCAGAGAGATCATTTTAGAGACAAATGTTCCTGTTCAGGTTGGTGGCGGGATAAGAGATATGAAAACACTCGAAGATTACTTCAGAATGGGAGTATACAGGATCATACTGGGAACGGCTGCCCTGAAAGATAGAAAATTTGTGATGGATGCCTGCACAACTAACGAGGGTAAAGTTATTCTTGGCATTGATGCGAGTGGTGGAAAAGTGGCCGTTGAAGCGTGGACGGAAGGGATGACCGAATCGGCTCTTCAAGTGGCAAAGAGTTATGAAGGATGTGGACTGGATGCAATCGTGTATACTGATATCGAAAGAGACGGTATGGAGGTTGGTGTAAATATAGAAGCTACAAGAAACCTTGCATCATCCGTGGATATTTCGGTGATAGCCTCTGGTGGTGTATCAAATATTCATGATATTGAAAAACTACTTGAGATTGAGAGGTTCGGTGTCATCGGGGTTATCATTGGAAAAGCCCTCTATAGCGGGGCGTTGCGTTTGGAGGATGCTATAAAGGTAACATTGAGTTCTGAGTTTCGAGTTCAAAGTTCAAAGTTAAAATCAAAACCCGAAATCCAGAACCCAGAGCTTTGA
- a CDS encoding GatB/YqeY domain-containing protein: MGDIVNLKEKINSEMVSSAKAKDKIKLSAIRMIKSALHNKEIDLKRELSDEELLQVLSSIVKQRKDSIEQFRKGGRLELAEKEEKELAVVQFFMPEQLSEEEVETEIEKAIEDVGAVSIKEMGKVMKVVMPRLTGRADGKIVIEKVKAKLSA, encoded by the coding sequence ATGGGTGATATTGTGAATTTGAAGGAAAAAATTAACAGTGAAATGGTTTCATCTGCGAAGGCCAAAGATAAGATAAAATTGTCCGCTATACGTATGATTAAATCGGCTTTGCATAATAAAGAGATTGATTTAAAGAGGGAATTAAGTGATGAGGAGTTACTGCAGGTGCTGTCTTCTATTGTGAAACAGAGGAAGGACTCGATAGAACAGTTCAGAAAGGGTGGAAGATTAGAACTGGCCGAGAAGGAAGAAAAAGAGCTTGCGGTTGTCCAGTTTTTTATGCCTGAACAGTTGTCAGAAGAGGAAGTAGAAACGGAAATAGAAAAAGCTATAGAAGATGTTGGGGCAGTCAGCATTAAGGAGATGGGAAAGGTTATGAAAGTAGTTATGCCAAGATTGACCGGCAGGGCCGATGGGAAAATTGTAATCGAAAAGGTAAAGGCAAAGCTGTCTGCTTGA
- the hisG gene encoding ATP phosphoribosyltransferase, which yields MKKLKLGIPKGSLEKSTVDLFGKAGWKISYNSRSYFPDIDDEDISCALVRAQEMARYIEDGTLDLGLTGMDWIVENESDVVVVQDLIYSKVSARQARWVLVVTEDSPIKTIEDMEGKRISTELVNFTKRYFKEKGINVEVEFSWGATEAKVVEGLVDAIVEVTETGSTLRANKLKIIHELMRTNTQLIANREAWADTWKRQKIEHIRVLLDGSLRAMGKVGIKLNVSRENLGSVILLLPSLKAPTISELYGEDWFAVETIVDKDIVRELIPLLQEAGAEGFIEYSLNKVI from the coding sequence ATGAAAAAGTTGAAATTGGGAATACCAAAAGGGAGCCTGGAGAAGAGTACTGTCGATCTCTTTGGAAAGGCCGGATGGAAAATTTCATACAACAGCAGGAGTTATTTTCCGGATATCGACGATGAAGACATTTCTTGTGCCCTTGTCAGAGCTCAGGAAATGGCGCGATATATTGAAGATGGAACACTTGATCTTGGCCTTACCGGGATGGACTGGATTGTAGAAAATGAGTCGGATGTTGTTGTAGTTCAGGACCTTATTTATTCAAAAGTTTCAGCAAGACAGGCAAGGTGGGTTTTGGTTGTAACAGAAGACTCTCCAATAAAGACAATAGAGGATATGGAAGGTAAAAGAATCTCAACGGAACTTGTCAATTTTACAAAGAGATATTTTAAGGAAAAGGGAATAAATGTTGAGGTAGAATTTTCCTGGGGAGCTACCGAAGCCAAGGTGGTTGAAGGTCTTGTAGATGCGATAGTTGAAGTAACTGAGACCGGGAGTACCCTGAGGGCCAACAAATTGAAAATCATCCATGAATTGATGAGGACGAATACCCAGTTAATTGCAAACAGAGAAGCGTGGGCAGATACTTGGAAGAGACAGAAGATTGAGCATATAAGAGTGCTTCTTGACGGTTCTCTCCGGGCCATGGGTAAGGTTGGAATAAAATTGAATGTTTCCAGGGAAAATCTTGGGAGTGTTATCCTTTTGCTTCCATCTTTGAAGGCACCTACCATATCTGAGTTGTATGGTGAAGATTGGTTTGCCGTGGAAACCATTGTTGACAAGGATATTGTCAGGGAATTAATTCCTCTCTTACAAGAGGCCGGAGCTGAAGGGTTTATAGAGTATTCACTTAACAAGGTTATCTGA